In the genome of Candidatus Palauibacter australiensis, the window AAGGGGGAAGGCATGAGACCGAGGTCCGTCGCCGCCGAACTCGTGGGCACGTTTGCGCTCACGCTTTCCGCCGTGATCTCCATCAACAATGCGGGTTTCCCTATCCCGGCCCCGGCGATGGCGGGACTCACGCTTGGGGTTCTGGTTCACCTTCTCGGGCCTGTCTCGGGCTGCCTGCTCAACCCGGCGGTCACAATCGCCATCTGGTCGATCGGGAAGATCGAGGCGAAGGACGCCGGCTCGTTCATTGCGGCGCAGTTTGCGGGGGCCGGACTGGCCCTCGCCCTCGGAAGCGTCCTGTTCGCAGATCCGGTCCCGCTCCCCGTGGACGCGTCCGCCGGCACCGGCGTGGCCGAGATGCTGGGGGCTGCACTCCTCGCCTTCACGATCGCGGCCGTCTTCCTGGACCGCATCCCCGACCGGCTGACCGGCG includes:
- a CDS encoding aquaporin, coding for MRPRSVAAELVGTFALTLSAVISINNAGFPIPAPAMAGLTLGVLVHLLGPVSGCLLNPAVTIAIWSIGKIEAKDAGSFIAAQFAGAGLALALGSVLFADPVPLPVDASAGTGVAEMLGAALLAFTIAAVFLDRIPDRLTGAVIGAALVVGISWAAHGSNGVLNPAVALGIGSFSLAYVWGPVVGALIGAQLSRYVCDPGGRTTRVDG